In Tenacibaculum pacificus, a single window of DNA contains:
- a CDS encoding DUF3575 domain-containing protein: MKKILLIAVLFISSFTQAQQEAKVSITDALALKTLNVSYEYYTTERSSVGLSTLFNLEKKSADFRYNEEWMITPYFRHYFKNSNNWNYFGEIFLGVNGGENELTIEGSDIKKIEKYTDAALGLAVGAKYVSSGGFILDIYGGLGRNMFTSKSRSIVPRVGVNLGYRF, translated from the coding sequence ATGAAAAAAATACTTTTAATAGCTGTACTATTTATTAGCTCATTTACACAAGCACAACAAGAAGCTAAAGTTTCAATAACTGATGCCTTAGCACTTAAAACACTTAATGTTTCTTATGAATATTATACTACTGAACGTTCATCAGTAGGACTTTCAACATTATTTAATTTAGAGAAAAAATCAGCAGATTTCAGATATAATGAAGAATGGATGATTACTCCTTATTTTCGTCATTATTTTAAAAATAGTAATAACTGGAATTATTTTGGTGAAATATTTTTAGGTGTTAATGGTGGAGAAAACGAATTAACTATTGAAGGTTCTGATATTAAGAAAATTGAAAAATATACTGATGCTGCTTTAGGGTTAGCGGTTGGTGCTAAATATGTATCTTCAGGAGGTTTTATTCTTGATATTTATGGTGGTTTAGGAAGAAATATGTTTACTTCAAAATCTCGTTCAATTGTGCCAAGAGTTGGTGTTAATTTAGGATATAGATTTTAA
- a CDS encoding Mrp/NBP35 family ATP-binding protein codes for MSFKKQDIYKALETITAPGEGKSLVESENIKNVVTFGKEVIVDVTISNPSLQAKKKVEVEITKAIHTNVDDSIDVKVNVKVEVPQKENPNQIKGKEIPNIKNIIAIASGKGGVGKSTITSNMAVSLAKMGFKVGVLDADVYGPSQHLMFDVEKEKPLSVKVDGRSKMKPVENYGVKLLSLGFFTDPNQAVIWRGPMASKALNQLIFDADWGELDFLLIDLPPGTGDIHLSIVQAVPISGAVVVSTPQNIALADAKKGVAMFQQESINVPVLGIVENMAYFTPAELPDNKYYIFGQGGAKNLAEDIETSFLGEIPLVQSIREAGDVGHPVALQENTPLEKAFTDVTKEMVAQLLKRNNNLPATEVVRITTMSGCSTK; via the coding sequence ATGAGTTTTAAAAAGCAAGATATTTACAAGGCGTTAGAAACTATAACGGCACCAGGAGAAGGTAAAAGTTTAGTTGAAAGCGAAAACATAAAAAACGTCGTTACTTTTGGTAAAGAAGTAATTGTTGATGTAACCATTTCAAACCCATCTTTACAAGCTAAAAAGAAGGTAGAAGTTGAAATAACCAAAGCAATTCATACAAATGTTGATGATAGTATCGATGTAAAAGTGAATGTAAAAGTTGAGGTTCCTCAAAAAGAAAATCCAAATCAAATTAAAGGAAAAGAAATTCCTAATATAAAAAACATCATAGCAATAGCTTCAGGAAAAGGAGGTGTAGGGAAATCTACTATTACTTCTAATATGGCAGTTTCTTTAGCTAAAATGGGCTTTAAAGTTGGTGTTTTAGATGCTGATGTTTACGGACCATCGCAACATTTAATGTTTGATGTAGAAAAAGAAAAGCCATTATCTGTAAAAGTAGATGGACGTTCTAAAATGAAACCTGTTGAAAATTATGGTGTAAAATTATTATCACTAGGATTTTTTACAGACCCAAATCAAGCTGTAATTTGGCGTGGACCAATGGCTTCAAAAGCATTAAATCAATTAATTTTTGATGCAGATTGGGGAGAATTAGATTTCTTATTAATCGACCTTCCTCCAGGAACAGGAGATATTCACTTATCAATAGTACAAGCCGTGCCTATTAGCGGAGCTGTAGTTGTAAGTACTCCTCAAAATATTGCCTTAGCAGATGCTAAAAAAGGAGTAGCAATGTTTCAACAAGAAAGTATAAACGTACCAGTTTTAGGTATTGTTGAAAACATGGCGTATTTTACACCTGCCGAATTACCAGATAATAAATATTATATCTTTGGTCAAGGCGGAGCTAAAAACTTAGCTGAAGATATTGAAACTAGCTTTTTAGGTGAAATACCATTAGTACAAAGTATTCGTGAAGCAGGAGACGTAGGTCATCCAGTTGCTTTACAAGAAAACACACCTTTAGAAAAAGCATTTACCGATGTAACTAAAGAAATGGTTGCACAACTATTAAAAAGAAATAACAATTTACCAGCTACTGAAGTAGTTCGTATAACTACAATGAGTGGTTGTAGCACAAAATAA
- a CDS encoding NifU family protein, with amino-acid sequence MTATEIRDNVEKALEEIRPFLISDGGNIKLLSIEKNIVKVQLEGACSGCSVNQMTLKNGVEATIKKYVPSIEEVINVA; translated from the coding sequence ATGACAGCAACAGAAATAAGAGATAACGTAGAAAAAGCTTTAGAAGAAATTCGTCCATTTTTAATAAGCGATGGCGGAAATATTAAGCTTTTATCTATAGAAAAAAATATTGTAAAAGTTCAGTTAGAAGGTGCTTGTAGTGGATGTTCTGTAAATCAAATGACCTTAAAAAATGGTGTTGAAGCAACCATTAAAAAATATGTTCCAAGTATTGAAGAGGTAATAAACGTAGCTTAA
- the feoB gene encoding ferrous iron transport protein B, with the protein MSKRIKVALIGNPNTGKTSLFNQLTGLHQKVGNYPGVTVDKKQGTCKISENSTAIITDLPGTYSINPTSIDESIVLKSLLNSNEDEKPDVIVIVADIENLKRNLLLFSQIQDLEIPIILALNMADQMERKGISIDIKNLEKQLNTKIVLISARKNKGIDTLKEAIENYNSLKIHSDFKELSHKIDTTYFDELAKVSTRFLAYELWMMLTKQHTSLLSSEEKEQLKSFGSDVSTQKKYQHKETIFRYQKINSILKETYTIDASKATDLRAKLDAVFTHKIFGYLIFFGLLLLIFQSVFDWASAPMDFIDGLFASISEFTKSNLPAGMFTDLLSEGIIPGIGGVIIFIPQIAILFLFIAILEETGYISRVVFLMDKIMRRFGMSGKSIIPLISGTACAIPAIMATRTISSWKERLITILVTPFTTCSARLPVYAILIALIIPDKKLFGFIGLQGLTLLALYGLGFGSAILGAYILHKTLKIKSSSFFVMEMPNYKLPSVKNVFLDVLEKTKAFVFGAGKIILAISIVLWFLASNGASDFKNAEKNVTQNIANQKLSSTELSQKIASQKLENSYIGIAGKAIEPIVKPLGYDWKIGVGLIASFAAREVFIGTLATIYSVENNDDDISTIKQKMASEINNETGEKRFNFATGISLLLFYAFAMQCMATLAIVKRETKSWKWPIIQLVGMGSLAYLTAFLAYQILR; encoded by the coding sequence ATGAGTAAGCGTATTAAAGTAGCTTTAATAGGAAATCCGAACACAGGAAAAACATCATTATTTAATCAATTAACAGGCTTACATCAAAAAGTAGGAAATTACCCAGGAGTAACAGTTGATAAAAAACAAGGAACTTGTAAAATATCAGAAAATAGTACTGCAATTATTACCGATTTACCAGGAACTTATAGTATCAATCCAACTTCTATTGATGAAAGTATTGTATTAAAAAGCTTGTTAAATTCTAATGAAGATGAAAAGCCAGATGTAATTGTAATTGTTGCCGATATTGAAAATTTAAAACGAAATTTATTACTTTTTTCTCAAATTCAAGATTTAGAAATTCCAATAATTTTAGCCTTAAATATGGCTGATCAGATGGAGCGAAAAGGAATATCAATTGATATTAAAAATTTAGAAAAACAATTAAATACTAAAATTGTTTTAATATCAGCAAGAAAAAATAAAGGAATTGATACTTTAAAAGAAGCAATTGAAAATTATAATTCTTTAAAAATACATTCAGATTTTAAAGAATTATCTCATAAAATTGATACAACATATTTTGATGAATTAGCCAAAGTAAGCACTCGTTTTTTAGCCTATGAATTATGGATGATGCTTACAAAACAACATACATCTTTACTTTCATCCGAAGAAAAAGAGCAATTGAAATCGTTTGGAAGCGATGTTTCTACTCAAAAAAAATATCAGCATAAAGAAACAATTTTTCGTTATCAGAAAATTAATTCAATATTAAAAGAAACTTATACTATTGATGCCTCAAAAGCAACTGATTTACGTGCTAAATTAGATGCTGTTTTTACGCATAAAATATTCGGATATCTTATTTTTTTCGGATTATTATTATTGATATTTCAATCGGTTTTTGATTGGGCATCAGCTCCAATGGATTTTATTGATGGTTTATTTGCTAGCATTTCAGAGTTTACTAAATCAAATTTACCAGCAGGTATGTTTACCGATTTATTATCCGAAGGAATTATTCCAGGAATAGGAGGAGTTATTATTTTTATTCCGCAAATAGCTATTTTATTTTTATTCATCGCTATTTTAGAAGAAACAGGTTATATAAGTAGAGTGGTGTTTTTAATGGATAAAATTATGCGCCGTTTTGGAATGAGCGGTAAAAGTATTATTCCTTTAATTTCGGGTACGGCATGTGCGATACCAGCAATTATGGCTACCAGAACTATTTCTAGTTGGAAAGAACGTTTAATTACCATTTTAGTAACGCCATTTACTACGTGTTCGGCACGTTTGCCAGTGTATGCGATTTTAATTGCTTTGATAATTCCTGATAAGAAATTGTTTGGTTTTATAGGTTTACAAGGATTAACTTTATTAGCGTTGTATGGTTTAGGTTTTGGCTCGGCAATTCTTGGAGCTTATATTTTACATAAAACATTAAAAATAAAAAGTAGCTCATTTTTTGTAATGGAAATGCCTAATTACAAGCTTCCATCTGTTAAAAATGTGTTTTTAGATGTGTTAGAAAAAACCAAAGCTTTCGTTTTTGGAGCAGGTAAAATAATATTAGCGATATCAATCGTATTGTGGTTTTTGGCTTCTAATGGAGCTTCGGATTTTAAAAATGCTGAAAAAAATGTTACTCAAAATATAGCGAATCAAAAGTTGTCATCAACAGAGTTATCACAAAAAATAGCCTCTCAAAAATTAGAAAATTCTTACATAGGAATTGCAGGGAAAGCAATCGAACCAATTGTAAAACCTTTAGGATATGATTGGAAAATAGGAGTTGGATTGATAGCTTCATTTGCCGCACGAGAAGTTTTTATAGGAACATTAGCAACTATTTATAGTGTTGAAAATAATGATGATGATATTTCTACTATCAAACAAAAAATGGCATCAGAAATAAATAATGAAACTGGTGAAAAACGTTTCAATTTTGCCACAGGAATATCTTTATTATTATTTTATGCTTTCGCAATGCAATGTATGGCAACTTTGGCAATTGTTAAAAGAGAAACTAAAAGCTGGAAATGGCCTATAATACAACTTGTAGGTATGGGTTCTTTGGCTTATTTAACAGCTTTTTTAGCTTATCAAATACTTCGTTAA
- the upp gene encoding uracil phosphoribosyltransferase — translation MKIHHLAKETSILNKFLSEIRSTDIQKDSMRFRRNIERIGEILGYELSKKLASETKKVQTPLGTKQVEIPVNDVILCSILRAGLPLHNGLLNYFDDAENAFISAYRHHPNNDAEFEIVVEYFASPSIDGKTLLLVDPMLATGRSLVAVYEAIKKYGTPKEIQIVSVIGASEGVEYVANNFPENTSLWIADIDEGLNDKGYIIPGLGDAGDLAYGTKM, via the coding sequence ATGAAAATTCATCATTTAGCGAAAGAAACATCTATTTTAAATAAATTTTTATCAGAAATAAGAAGTACAGATATTCAAAAAGATTCGATGCGTTTTCGAAGAAATATAGAACGAATCGGTGAAATTTTAGGATACGAATTAAGTAAAAAATTAGCATCAGAAACTAAAAAAGTACAAACTCCTTTAGGAACAAAACAAGTAGAAATTCCTGTTAATGATGTAATTTTATGTTCAATTTTAAGAGCAGGATTACCTTTGCATAATGGTTTATTAAATTATTTTGATGATGCTGAAAATGCTTTTATATCGGCTTATCGTCATCATCCAAATAACGATGCTGAATTTGAAATTGTAGTTGAATATTTTGCATCTCCATCAATTGATGGTAAAACTTTATTATTGGTCGACCCAATGTTAGCAACAGGACGTTCACTAGTTGCGGTTTATGAAGCTATCAAAAAATACGGAACTCCTAAAGAAATTCAAATAGTTTCAGTTATTGGTGCTTCCGAAGGAGTTGAATATGTCGCAAATAATTTCCCTGAAAACACTAGTTTATGGATTGCCGATATTGATGAAGGACTCAATGACAAAGGATATATTATTCCAGGTTTAGGTGATGCAGGCGATTTAGCTTATGGTACAAAAATGTAA
- a CDS encoding DUF6427 family protein yields MLANFFSKSKPVNFIVLFALFLSYFSFSLFSKEVSFETAKELIGFIAVFGVFNFVITKNKLTFDNSFAFLFLILLIGFFPDVIHIDKTFFACLIILLFSRKVYNLQSPKNTFYKLFDGGLWLGVSFLIEPYTALFGVLFYISIYLHQRFTYQTLLIPLLGYGCVIFLFFTYCFWYDKTEIFNQLFNWNLSYNIDFYTDIKYVLSFVFIGILVFYSLILKTPKALSVLNNFRKSWILTFVYLLISSVVVLLIPHKTGTELLLLFFPIAIILANGFELFQKKWISDVLLLLFFACSILANVL; encoded by the coding sequence ATGTTAGCCAATTTTTTCAGTAAATCAAAACCTGTTAATTTCATTGTGCTTTTTGCACTGTTTTTAAGTTACTTTTCTTTCAGCTTATTTTCTAAAGAAGTCTCTTTTGAAACGGCTAAAGAATTGATTGGTTTTATAGCGGTATTTGGAGTCTTCAATTTTGTAATTACAAAAAACAAATTAACTTTTGATAACTCCTTTGCTTTCTTATTTCTAATACTACTTATCGGTTTTTTTCCTGATGTTATTCATATTGATAAAACCTTTTTTGCTTGCTTAATCATCTTATTATTTTCACGGAAAGTTTATAACTTACAATCACCTAAAAATACCTTTTACAAGTTATTTGACGGAGGTTTATGGCTTGGTGTTTCTTTTTTAATAGAACCTTATACAGCATTATTTGGCGTATTATTTTATATTTCTATTTACTTACATCAACGCTTTACTTATCAAACTTTATTAATTCCTTTACTAGGCTACGGATGCGTAATTTTTTTATTTTTCACCTATTGTTTTTGGTATGATAAAACTGAAATTTTTAACCAACTATTTAATTGGAATTTATCTTATAATATTGATTTTTATACTGATATAAAGTATGTATTATCTTTCGTATTTATAGGTATTTTAGTCTTTTATTCATTGATATTAAAAACTCCGAAGGCATTATCAGTTCTTAATAATTTTAGAAAAAGCTGGATTTTAACCTTTGTTTACTTATTAATTTCGTCAGTAGTTGTGCTTTTAATACCTCATAAAACAGGCACAGAACTTTTATTACTCTTTTTTCCGATTGCAATTATTTTAGCCAACGGATTCGAATTATTTCAAAAAAAATGGATTTCAGATGTCTTATTATTATTATTTTTCGCTTGTTCAATACTTGCAAATGTTCTATAA
- a CDS encoding 2Fe-2S iron-sulfur cluster-binding family protein, with protein sequence METQDITLKITDREGVLHEIVAPTDMAMNLMEVIRLYELAPEGTIGVCGGMAMCASCQCYIKSDHELPEMGDDEDAMLAEAFDVEDNSRLGCQLPIKPEMDGLEIELAPES encoded by the coding sequence ATGGAAACTCAAGATATAACTCTAAAAATAACTGACAGAGAAGGAGTACTACACGAAATTGTTGCACCAACAGATATGGCAATGAATTTAATGGAAGTTATTCGTTTATATGAATTAGCTCCTGAAGGTACAATTGGTGTTTGTGGAGGAATGGCAATGTGTGCATCTTGTCAATGTTATATAAAATCTGACCATGAATTACCTGAAATGGGTGACGATGAAGATGCAATGCTTGCAGAAGCTTTTGATGTAGAAGACAATAGTCGTTTAGGATGTCAATTACCAATAAAACCAGAAATGGATGGTTTAGAAATTGAATTAGCTCCTGAGAGCTAA
- a CDS encoding flavodoxin, whose translation MKTIGLIYGSDTGMTEEVTNSIVDNWNLSDIKVMEVSEVKKSDFEQFDILLLGLSTWYDGDLQSDWESYFDEFKTIDFTNKTVAIYGLGDQYGYGEYFIDGVGMLAEVILKNGGKITGFWSVDGYDFTESKAIYNNDLFYGLAIDEDNQPELTQKRITDWLSILENEFSKLLN comes from the coding sequence ATGAAAACAATCGGTTTAATTTATGGTTCAGATACTGGAATGACAGAAGAAGTCACCAATTCTATTGTAGATAACTGGAATCTTAGCGATATAAAAGTAATGGAAGTATCTGAAGTTAAAAAATCAGATTTTGAGCAATTTGATATTCTTCTTTTAGGACTTTCAACTTGGTATGATGGCGATTTACAAAGTGATTGGGAAAGTTATTTTGATGAATTTAAAACTATCGATTTCACCAATAAAACAGTTGCAATTTATGGGCTAGGAGATCAATATGGTTATGGTGAATACTTTATTGATGGCGTAGGAATGTTGGCAGAAGTTATTTTAAAAAATGGAGGAAAAATCACTGGTTTTTGGTCAGTAGATGGTTACGATTTTACAGAATCGAAAGCCATTTATAATAATGATTTGTTTTATGGATTGGCAATTGATGAAGATAATCAGCCAGAACTTACACAAAAAAGAATTACAGATTGGCTTTCAATTTTAGAAAATGAATTTTCAAAATTATTGAATTAG
- a CDS encoding alpha/beta fold hydrolase, translating into MDKFIFHKNSKVAYTDIGKGNTIVLLHGFLENAMMWREITTSLSHKNRVICIDLLGHGNTECIGYIHTMSDMAEAVKAVLKNLNINSFYIIGHSMGGYVSLAVTEKYPKKIKGICLLNSSAQSDSEERKKLRLRASKMAQTNYKSLVKMSISNLFSAQTSTQFATEIAEIKKQALQTPVQGYIAATEGMRLRENKEAVLQNVDKRLIIVGKNDSILNYHTIIEEANRTKTPFYELSGGHMSHIENKDELLKMLHKFIEN; encoded by the coding sequence ATGGATAAATTTATTTTTCATAAAAATAGTAAAGTAGCTTATACTGATATTGGCAAAGGAAATACGATTGTTTTATTACATGGTTTTCTTGAAAATGCTATGATGTGGCGTGAAATTACAACTTCTTTAAGTCATAAAAACCGTGTTATTTGTATTGATTTATTAGGTCACGGAAATACGGAATGTATCGGTTATATTCATACTATGAGCGATATGGCTGAGGCTGTAAAAGCAGTTTTAAAAAACTTAAATATCAACAGTTTTTATATCATTGGGCATTCTATGGGAGGCTATGTTTCTTTAGCGGTTACTGAGAAATATCCGAAGAAAATAAAAGGAATTTGTTTGTTAAATTCGAGTGCGCAATCCGACTCTGAAGAACGTAAAAAACTACGATTAAGAGCGTCTAAAATGGCACAAACGAATTATAAAAGTTTGGTAAAAATGTCTATTTCAAACTTATTTAGTGCTCAAACCAGCACTCAATTTGCAACAGAAATTGCTGAAATAAAAAAACAAGCTTTACAAACACCTGTTCAAGGATATATCGCCGCAACCGAAGGAATGCGATTAAGAGAAAACAAAGAAGCTGTTTTACAAAATGTTGATAAACGGTTGATAATTGTAGGGAAAAATGATTCTATACTTAATTATCACACAATTATTGAGGAAGCAAATCGAACAAAAACCCCTTTTTACGAGCTTTCAGGCGGTCATATGAGTCATATTGAAAACAAGGATGAACTTCTAAAAATGCTACATAAATTTATTGAGAATTAA
- the trmB gene encoding tRNA (guanosine(46)-N7)-methyltransferase TrmB, producing the protein MGSKNKLKRFKENETFANVLQPTREEVIGDFPLKGKWNTFFKNDNPIVLELGCGKGEYTIALAEKNPNKNFIGIDIKGARFWRGAKTAIENDMQNVAFIRTQIELVANIFAENEVDEIWITFPDPQIKYQRTKHRMTNTSFLKRYHHILKEDGIMNLKTDSEFMHGYTLGLIHGEGHEILHANHNVYVNEGAPEEVTSTQTFYEKQYLEIGKAITYIRFKLKY; encoded by the coding sequence TTGGGAAGCAAAAACAAACTGAAACGTTTCAAAGAAAATGAAACGTTTGCAAACGTACTTCAACCTACGAGAGAAGAAGTAATAGGAGATTTTCCTTTAAAAGGAAAGTGGAATACATTTTTTAAAAACGACAACCCTATAGTTTTAGAACTTGGTTGTGGTAAAGGAGAGTATACCATTGCCTTAGCAGAAAAAAATCCGAATAAAAATTTTATTGGTATTGATATTAAAGGAGCTCGTTTTTGGCGTGGTGCTAAAACTGCCATAGAAAACGACATGCAAAATGTTGCCTTTATTAGAACTCAAATAGAATTAGTAGCTAATATTTTTGCGGAAAATGAAGTTGATGAGATTTGGATTACTTTTCCAGATCCACAAATAAAATATCAACGAACAAAACATAGAATGACAAATACATCATTCTTAAAAAGATATCACCACATTTTAAAAGAAGATGGTATTATGAACTTAAAAACCGATAGCGAGTTTATGCACGGTTACACTTTAGGTTTAATACATGGTGAAGGGCATGAAATTTTACATGCAAATCATAATGTTTACGTAAATGAAGGAGCGCCAGAAGAAGTAACTTCTACGCAAACTTTTTACGAAAAACAATATTTAGAAATAGGAAAAGCAATTACTTACATCCGTTTTAAGTTAAAGTATTAA
- a CDS encoding FeoA family protein: protein MNSIASLQIGERGIISEECLDIIPLKLLEMGCLPGIEVELLQIAPFKDPLYICVNGSHLAIRKKTASKIVITKI, encoded by the coding sequence TTGAATTCAATTGCAAGTTTACAAATCGGTGAGAGAGGAATTATATCCGAAGAATGTTTAGATATTATTCCTTTGAAATTATTAGAAATGGGCTGTTTACCAGGAATAGAAGTAGAGTTGTTACAAATTGCGCCTTTTAAAGATCCATTATATATTTGTGTAAATGGAAGTCATTTAGCAATACGAAAAAAAACGGCAAGTAAAATTGTAATTACTAAAATATAA
- a CDS encoding DNA polymerase III subunit — translation MTFDEIIGQEHIKKHLQQSADNNRIPHAQLFVGKEGSGTLPMAIAYAQYLLCSTSNNADSCNLKCSKLQHPDLHFAFPVTTNDAVKKHPVSDLFLSDWRSFVEKQPYGSLFNWSKHIGIENKQGQIGVDEALDIVKKLQLKSYEGGFKVMIIWMAEKMNIAAANKLLKLIEEPPNKTVFILITEDEEQIINTIKSRCQALYFPVLSDTDIAKTLVKNERVSENEAIKIAHQSEGNYNKALHILNNNSNDLIFEEWFITWIRAAFKAKGNAAVIQDLIQWSETISKSGRETQKQFLQYCLQFFRQALLLNYGAPDLVFLETKTANFQLSKFAPFVHSGNILIIDKEINDAQYHIERNGNAKIILLDLSIKLTRLLHSKEEKIQV, via the coding sequence ATGACTTTCGATGAAATTATAGGACAAGAACATATAAAAAAACATTTACAGCAATCTGCTGATAACAACCGAATTCCACACGCCCAACTTTTTGTTGGTAAAGAGGGTTCTGGTACATTACCAATGGCAATTGCTTACGCTCAATATTTATTATGTAGCACATCAAATAATGCAGATTCTTGCAATTTAAAATGTAGCAAACTACAACATCCCGATTTACATTTTGCATTTCCTGTAACTACCAACGATGCTGTAAAAAAGCATCCTGTTAGTGATTTATTTTTATCTGATTGGCGATCTTTTGTTGAAAAACAACCTTACGGAAGTCTTTTTAACTGGTCTAAACATATTGGAATAGAAAATAAACAAGGGCAAATTGGTGTTGATGAAGCCTTAGATATTGTTAAAAAACTACAATTAAAATCATACGAAGGTGGTTTTAAAGTGATGATTATTTGGATGGCAGAAAAAATGAACATCGCCGCTGCAAATAAATTATTAAAACTTATTGAAGAACCGCCTAATAAAACAGTTTTTATTCTGATAACTGAAGATGAAGAGCAAATTATCAATACGATAAAATCTCGTTGTCAAGCACTTTATTTTCCTGTATTAAGTGATACTGATATTGCAAAAACCTTAGTTAAAAATGAACGTGTTTCTGAAAATGAAGCCATTAAAATAGCGCATCAATCCGAAGGAAATTACAACAAAGCATTACATATTTTAAACAATAATTCTAATGATTTAATTTTCGAAGAATGGTTTATTACTTGGATTCGTGCAGCTTTTAAAGCAAAAGGAAATGCAGCGGTTATTCAAGATTTAATTCAATGGTCTGAAACTATTTCAAAATCAGGAAGAGAAACACAAAAACAGTTTTTACAATATTGTTTACAGTTTTTCAGACAAGCATTATTATTAAATTACGGAGCACCCGATTTAGTGTTTTTAGAAACAAAAACAGCTAATTTTCAATTATCAAAATTTGCACCTTTTGTACATAGTGGTAATATTTTAATTATCGATAAAGAAATAAATGATGCTCAATATCATATCGAAAGAAATGGAAATGCTAAAATAATTTTATTAGATTTATCAATTAAATTAACACGTCTTTTACATAGTAAAGAAGAAAAAATTCAAGTCTAA
- a CDS encoding MGMT family protein: protein MSKNQNFFERVYEVSRLIPYGRVTSYGAIARYLGAARSARMVGWAMNNSHTKDVPAHRVVNRIGLLTGKQHFDGTNLMQQLLESEGIVVVDNKIQNFETVFWNPIDEL, encoded by the coding sequence GTGAGTAAAAATCAAAACTTTTTCGAAAGAGTATACGAAGTGTCAAGGTTAATTCCATACGGAAGAGTAACCAGTTATGGCGCAATTGCAAGGTATTTAGGAGCAGCTCGATCTGCAAGAATGGTAGGTTGGGCAATGAATAATTCACATACCAAAGATGTTCCTGCACATCGAGTTGTAAATCGAATCGGTTTACTTACAGGAAAACAACATTTTGATGGAACAAACCTTATGCAACAACTATTAGAAAGTGAAGGAATAGTTGTTGTTGATAATAAAATACAAAATTTCGAAACTGTATTTTGGAATCCTATTGATGAGTTGTAA
- a CDS encoding DUF6341 family protein: MLGLNIFRLIADLFTFILQPFKWLRLEVAKGDYGWWTSNAVNWFFVFILIVLFGYWMWQSATFLKEGTED; encoded by the coding sequence ATGTTAGGATTAAATATTTTTAGATTAATTGCAGATTTATTTACTTTTATATTACAACCTTTCAAATGGTTGCGATTAGAAGTAGCAAAAGGAGACTACGGTTGGTGGACATCAAATGCAGTTAACTGGTTTTTTGTTTTTATTTTAATAGTGTTATTTGGATACTGGATGTGGCAATCGGCTACTTTCTTAAAAGAAGGAACTGAAGACTAA